A stretch of Helicobacter pylori oki112 DNA encodes these proteins:
- a CDS encoding thiamine pyrophosphate-dependent enzyme → MVKEVKTLKGFSQSAEKFQGSHLLCPGCGHGIIVREVLNAVDGPIVLGNSTGCLEVCSAVYPHTSWDVPWIHIGFENGSTAISGVEAMYKALVNKGRYQGQKPKFVAFGGDGASYDIGLQFISGCMERGHDMTYICLDNENYANTGGQRSGSTPLGASTSTTPSGSVSFGKKEKKKDIVNIMASHGVPYVAQLSPNKWKDMNKKIKTALDTEGPCFINALSPCTTEWKFESNKTIELADMAVDSLMFPLFEIFNGRELKITYRPRNIIPVRDYLAAQKRFKHLFKKENEHIIEELQKDVNERWEYLQRREEAKV, encoded by the coding sequence ATGGTAAAAGAAGTCAAAACACTCAAAGGTTTTAGCCAAAGCGCTGAAAAATTTCAAGGCTCGCACTTGCTTTGTCCGGGTTGTGGGCATGGCATTATTGTGCGCGAAGTTTTAAACGCTGTAGATGGGCCTATCGTTTTAGGCAATTCTACCGGTTGTTTAGAGGTATGCTCGGCGGTGTATCCGCACACTTCATGGGATGTGCCTTGGATTCATATTGGTTTTGAAAATGGCTCTACAGCAATTTCAGGGGTGGAAGCGATGTATAAGGCTTTAGTGAATAAGGGTCGCTATCAAGGTCAAAAGCCAAAATTTGTGGCGTTTGGAGGCGATGGGGCTAGTTATGATATTGGTCTTCAATTCATCAGCGGTTGCATGGAAAGAGGGCATGACATGACTTACATTTGCCTGGATAATGAAAACTACGCCAACACCGGCGGTCAAAGAAGTGGCTCTACGCCATTAGGGGCTAGCACTTCTACCACGCCATCAGGATCGGTTAGCTTTGGTAAAAAAGAAAAGAAAAAAGACATCGTCAATATCATGGCAAGCCATGGAGTCCCTTATGTGGCGCAGCTCTCGCCTAACAAATGGAAGGACATGAACAAAAAGATTAAAACCGCGCTAGACACTGAAGGGCCTTGCTTCATCAACGCTCTTAGCCCGTGCACGACTGAATGGAAATTTGAATCCAATAAAACCATTGAATTAGCGGATATGGCTGTGGATAGCTTGATGTTCCCCCTATTTGAAATCTTTAATGGCAGGGAATTGAAAATCACTTACCGCCCCAGAAATATCATTCCTGTAAGGGATTATTTAGCGGCTCAAAAGCGTTTCAAACACCTTTTCAAAAAGGAAAACGAACACATTATTGAAGAATTGCAAAAAGATGTGAATGAGCGTTGGGAATACTTGCAACGCAGAGAAGAAGCTAAAGTATAA
- a CDS encoding 2-oxoacid:ferredoxin oxidoreductase subunit alpha, which produces MARSIELQEIEVWDGNMASSNALRQAQIDVIAAYPITPSTPIVQNYGSFKDNGYIDGEFVLVESEHAAMSACVGAAAAGGRVSTATSSQGLALMVEVLYQASGMRLPIVLNLVNRALAAPLNIHGDHSDMYLSRDSGWISLCTCNPQEAYDFTLMAFKIAEHQKVRVPTIVNQDGFLCSHTVQNVRPLSDAVAYQFVGEYQTKHSLLDFDKPVSYGAQAEEEWHYEHKAQLHHAIMSASSVIEEVFNDFAKLTGRQYHLTKTFQLEDAEIAIFALGTTYESAIVAAKEMRKKGIKAGVATIHSLRPFPYERLGQDLKNLKALAILDKSSPAGAMGAMFNEVTSAVYQTQGTKHPVVSNYIYGLGERDMTIAHLCEIFEEINEDALKGTLTHPTQQFVGLRGPKMSFF; this is translated from the coding sequence ATGGCAAGAAGTATTGAACTACAAGAGATAGAAGTGTGGGATGGCAACATGGCCAGCTCTAACGCTTTAAGACAGGCTCAAATTGATGTCATCGCAGCCTATCCTATCACCCCATCAACGCCCATTGTGCAAAATTATGGCTCGTTTAAGGATAATGGCTATATTGATGGCGAATTTGTTTTAGTGGAATCTGAGCATGCCGCCATGAGTGCATGCGTGGGAGCTGCAGCAGCTGGTGGAAGGGTCAGCACTGCGACTAGCTCTCAAGGTTTGGCGTTAATGGTAGAGGTTTTATACCAGGCTTCTGGCATGCGTTTGCCTATCGTTTTGAATTTAGTCAATCGCGCTTTAGCAGCCCCTTTGAATATCCATGGCGATCATTCTGATATGTATTTAAGCAGGGATTCTGGTTGGATAAGTTTATGCACATGCAACCCCCAAGAAGCTTATGATTTCACTTTAATGGCGTTTAAAATCGCAGAGCATCAAAAGGTGCGCGTGCCTACTATTGTCAATCAAGACGGGTTTTTATGCTCGCACACCGTGCAAAATGTCCGCCCTTTGAGCGATGCAGTGGCTTATCAATTCGTGGGCGAATACCAAACCAAGCATTCCCTTTTGGATTTTGATAAACCGGTAAGCTATGGCGCGCAAGCTGAAGAAGAATGGCATTATGAGCATAAAGCCCAACTCCACCATGCGATCATGAGCGCGTCTTCTGTGATTGAAGAAGTGTTTAATGATTTCGCTAAACTCACCGGCAGACAATACCATTTGACTAAAACTTTCCAGCTAGAAGACGCTGAAATCGCTATTTTTGCGTTAGGCACTACTTATGAATCAGCGATCGTAGCGGCTAAAGAAATGCGTAAAAAAGGCATTAAGGCCGGCGTGGCCACCATCCATTCCTTGCGCCCTTTCCCTTATGAAAGATTAGGGCAGGATTTGAAAAATCTTAAAGCTTTAGCGATTTTAGACAAAAGCTCTCCAGCGGGCGCTATGGGGGCGATGTTTAATGAGGTAACGAGTGCGGTGTATCAAACACAAGGGACTAAACACCCTGTGGTGTCTAACTACATTTATGGTTTAGGCGAAAGGGATATGACAATCGCGCATTTATGCGAAATTTTTGAAGAAATCAATGAAGACGCTCTTAAAGGCACGCTCACGCACCCTACCCAACAATTCGTAGGCTTGCGTGGCCCTAAAATGAGCTTTTTTTAA
- the purB gene encoding adenylosuccinate lyase, with the protein MLERYANEEMKALWNEQTKFETYLEVEKAVVRAWNKLGQIQDSDCEKICSKAAFNLERIKEIEKTTKHDLIAFTTCVAESLGEESRFFHYGITSSDCIDTAMALLMTKSLKLIQKGVKNLYETLKNRALEHKDTLMVGRSHGVFGEPITFGLVLALFADEIKRHLKALDLTMEFISVGAISGAMGNFAHAPLELEELACEFLGLKTANINNQVIQRDRYARLACDLALLASSCEKIAVNIRHLQRSEVYEVEEAFSTGQKGSSAMPHKRNPILSENITGLCRVIRSFTTPMLENVALWHERDMSHSSVERFALPDLFITSDFMLSRLNSVIKNLVVYPKNMLKNLALSGGLVFSQRVLLELPKKGLSREESYSIVQENAMKIWEVLQQGAFKNADENLFLNALLNDERLKKYLSEDEIKACFDYGYYTKNVGAIFKRVFE; encoded by the coding sequence GTGTTAGAACGCTATGCGAATGAAGAAATGAAAGCCCTATGGAATGAGCAAACCAAGTTTGAAACCTATTTAGAAGTGGAAAAAGCTGTCGTTAGGGCGTGGAACAAGCTTGGGCAAATCCAAGATAGCGATTGTGAAAAAATCTGCTCAAAGGCGGCATTCAATCTTGAGCGCATCAAAGAAATTGAAAAAACCACTAAACATGATTTAATCGCTTTCACTACTTGCGTGGCTGAAAGCCTGGGCGAAGAATCGCGCTTTTTTCATTATGGGATCACTTCTAGCGATTGCATTGATACGGCTATGGCGTTATTGATGACAAAAAGCTTAAAACTCATTCAAAAAGGCGTTAAAAACCTCTATGAAACCCTTAAAAACAGGGCTTTAGAGCATAAAGACACGCTGATGGTGGGCAGAAGCCATGGAGTGTTTGGCGAACCCATTACTTTTGGCTTAGTGTTAGCCCTTTTTGCTGATGAGATCAAACGGCATTTAAAAGCCTTAGATTTAACGATGGAATTTATCAGCGTGGGAGCGATCAGTGGGGCTATGGGGAATTTCGCGCACGCCCCCTTAGAATTAGAAGAATTAGCGTGCGAATTTTTAGGCTTAAAAACCGCCAATATCAATAATCAAGTCATTCAAAGAGATCGCTACGCTAGGCTTGCATGCGATCTGGCTCTTTTAGCGAGCAGTTGTGAAAAAATCGCTGTCAATATCCGCCATTTGCAACGCAGTGAAGTCTATGAAGTGGAAGAAGCTTTTTCAACAGGGCAAAAAGGAAGCTCTGCGATGCCTCACAAAAGAAACCCCATATTGAGCGAGAATATCACCGGGCTTTGCAGGGTGATTCGCTCTTTTACGACCCCTATGCTAGAAAATGTCGCCTTATGGCATGAAAGGGACATGAGCCATAGCTCTGTGGAGCGTTTTGCATTGCCCGATCTGTTTATCACGAGCGATTTTATGCTCAGCCGCCTAAATAGCGTGATTAAAAATTTGGTGGTTTATCCTAAAAACATGCTTAAAAATTTAGCTTTGAGTGGGGGGCTAGTCTTTTCGCAACGGGTGTTATTGGAATTGCCTAAAAAAGGTTTGAGCCGAGAAGAAAGCTATTCTATCGTGCAAGAAAATGCGATGAAAATATGGGAGGTTTTGCAACAAGGCGCTTTTAAAAACGCTGATGAAAATTTGTTTTTAAACGCCCTACTCAACGATGAACGCTTGAAAAAATATTTGAGCGAGGATGAAATCAAAGCATGTTTTGATTACGGGTATTACACTAAAAACGTGGGGGCGATTTTTAAAAGGGTGTTTGAATAA